A region of Salvia splendens isolate huo1 chromosome 17, SspV2, whole genome shotgun sequence DNA encodes the following proteins:
- the LOC121773775 gene encoding arginine decarboxylase-like: MSCLCSGSPDALLICNGFKDAEYVSLALVAKKLHFNSVIVLEEEDELDAGRKLGIRPLIGLRAKLRTKHAGHFGSTSGEKDLQGRRRARGTFPFKKEGHISHDRH; encoded by the exons ATGAGCTGCCTCTGCAGCGGAAGCCCCGACGCGCTTCTGATCTGCAACGGATTCAAGGATGCAGAGTACGTTTCTCTCGCGCTTGTAGCGAAGAAACTGCACTTTAATTCCGTGATCGTGCTTGAGGAAGAGGATGAGCTCGACGCCGGCCGGAAACTGGGCATCCGCCCCTTGATTGGCCTGCGTGCGAAGCTGCGGACGAAGCACGCCGGCCATTTCGGCTCCACCTCCGGCGAGAAAG ATTTGCAAGGACGACGGAGGGCAAGGGGGACATTTCCGTTCAAAAAGGAAGGGCATATAAGTCATGACAGacattag